A genomic region of Phragmites australis chromosome 2, lpPhrAust1.1, whole genome shotgun sequence contains the following coding sequences:
- the LOC133909984 gene encoding protein TOO MANY MOUTHS-like, giving the protein MASAALSARSWIMVVVVLVGVRQSCRAEFTVVVPDTSAAALVDAPQTGFSDRARTDPAEQRAVQEVMAATGNGWAWGIPDVCRGRWHGIECVPDRDDVYHVVSLAFGALSDDTAFPACDKGRATLSPAVLALPHLRSLFFYRCFTANPQPISAFLGRLGPAFRSLVLRQNGHVGPIPAELGNLSALRVLDLHGNHLTSAIPATFQSLSHLQMLDLSYNRLAGQVPHFKFQRLSILDLSHNALQGRVPPSLGQCRSLLKVDLSQNRLAGTIPNALGDLSDLMLLDLSHNALSGPIPVALSRLSSLRSLILSDNRMQFSTVPGDFFSGFKALTTLVLSAMGLAGSIPESIGDLSELRVLRLDNNQFTGVIPASFRRLERASELRIDGNRLVGPIPFGKEMMWRLGKKLRVGSNEGLCYDTKQEGLEGVVALAGVADCDSVRSRTTQHLVWSNITVNGRGGSVASVITSAASGGAITGGACAGNWLMFVSLHLLAWFVAL; this is encoded by the coding sequence ATGGCTTCGGCGGCGCTCTCTGCACGGTCGTGGATCATGGTCGTGGTGGTGTTGGTCGGCGTCCGGCAGTCCTGCCGTGCCGAGTTCACGGTGGTGGTGCCGGACACGTCCGCGGCGGCGCTGGTGGACGCGCCGCAGACGGGGTTCTCGGACCGCGCGCGCACCGACCCGGCCGAGCAGCGCGCCGTGCAGGAGGTGATGGCGGCCACGGGCAACGGCTGGGCGTGGGGCATACCGGACGTGTGCCGGGGGCGGTGGCATGGCATCGAGTGCGTGCCCGACCGCGACGACGTCTACCACGTCGTGTCCCTCGCCTTCGGCGCGCTCTCAGATGACACGGCCTTCCCCGCATGCGACAAGGGGCGAGCCACGCTGTCCCCCGCCGTGCTCGCGCTCCCGCACCTCCGGTCGCTCTTCTTCTACCGCTGCTTCACGGCCAACCCGCAGCCCATCTCGGCATTCCTCGGCCGCCTCGGCCCTGCGTTCCGGTCGCTCGTGCTCCGCCAGAACGGCCACGTCGGCCCGATCCCGGCGGAGCTCGGGAACCTCTCGGCGCTGCGCGTGCTCGACCTCCACGGTAACCACCTCACCTCAGCCATCCCCGCCACTTTCCAGTCCCTGAGCCATCTCCAGATGCTCGACCTCAGCTACAACCGGCTCGCTGGCCAGGTGCCCCACTTCAAGTTCCAGCGCCTCAGCATCCTGGATCTCAGCCACAACGCGCTGCAGGGCCGCGTGCCGCCGAGCCTTGGGCAATGCCGGTCTCTGTTAAAGGTCGACCTCAGCCAGAACCGCCTCGCCGGCACGATCCCGAACGCGCTCGGCGATCTGTCAGACCTCATGCTGCTGGACCTCAGCCACAACGCGCTGTCCGGTCCGATACCGGTTGCGCTCAGCCGGCTGTCGTCGCTGCGGTCGCTGATCCTCAGCGACAACCGGATGCAGTTCTCGACGGTGCCCGGCGACTTCTTCTCTGGGTTCAAGGCGCTGACCACGCTGGTGCTCTCCGCCATGGGCCTGGCCGGGTCAATCCCGGAGTCCATCGGGGACCTGAGCGAGCTCCGGGTGCTGCGCCTGGACAACAACCAGTTCACCGGCGTGATACCAGCTAGCTTCCGACGGCTGGAGAGGGCGAGCGAGCTCCGCATCGACGGCAATCGGCTAGTGGGGCCGATACCGTTCGGCAAGGAGATGATGTGGAGACTGGGCAAGAAGTTGCGCGTCGGCAGCAACGAGGGGCTGTGCTACGACACCAAACAAGAAGGCCTCGAGGGCGTCGTTGCGCTTGCCGGCGTCGCGGACTGCGACAGCGTGAGGAGCCGCACAACGCAGCACTTGGTCTGGAGCAATATCACTGTAAATGGTCGCGGTGGCTCTGTGGCCAGCGTGATCACATCGGCTGCATCCGGCGGCGCTATCACCGGCGGTGCTTGTGCTGGGAATTGGCTCATGTTCGTGTCTCTGCACCTGCTTGCATGGTTTGTAGCCTTGTAG
- the LOC133908004 gene encoding S-type anion channel SLAH2-like isoform X1 translates to MHLACLYGVYIFSLDESRRANTSIGPFASFHPLFRWCWVPKLAAATAVGFFSSGFSLLLFPQPADHFQLEATGEAKGFLNIGMEFSSKDIQMAGLHSEQSAREALPAFLIQVPSQTIAGFDCVGGDANVSLNEADNESGTTTGNQDIVISIPAPASAPRSALPGRAYDDAHIPYSISLSMPASPSGLHLSQFRTSAVQRDEARVTPAVAEFDVHPVEEQVEVHSPRLLKQTRFHSQPILLHGSKNVDEARRCDSTRDKRFDPFKTFSGRLERQLSNLRGRPQEPIDAVSPESKISEEETDQVPGADRYFDALEGPELDTLRATEVPVLPKDDKWPFLLRFPISAFGMCLGVSSQAILWKTLASAPPTAFLHVSLVVNHVLWYVALALMVLVSSIYLLKVVFYFEAVRREFYHPIRANFFFAPWIACLFLVLGAPRQETEMHHGVWYALMAPIFCLELKIYGQWMSGGQRRLSKVANPSNHLSIVGNFVVALLGAKMGLREGPIFFFAVGLAHYMVLFVTLYQRLPTNVTLPKELHPVFFLFVAAPSVASMAWAKINGHFDTGARIAYFIALFLYMSLAVRINFFRGFRFSLAWWAYTFPMTGASIATITYATEVNNVLTRTLSIGLSGIATVTVAGLLVTTVFHAFVLRDLFPNDVSIAITRRKPKFSKILAHFRSSSSDMKELVFSLSKPSQSESGETDPSVICARAEP, encoded by the exons ATGCACTTGGCCTGCCTCTATGGTGTGTATATATTCTCTCTGGACGAGTCTCGTAGAGCTAACACCTCCATCGGCCCATTTGCTAGCTTCCATCCGCTCTTCCGGTGGTGCTGGGTGCCaaagctagcagcagctactgCAGTAGGTTTCTTCTCTTCTGGCTTCTCCCTTCTACTCTTTCCCCAGCCTGCCGATCACTTTCAGCTCGAGGCCACCGGGGAAGCCAAAG GTTTCTTGAATATCGGTATGGAGTTCAGCAGCAAAGACATCCAGATGGCCGGCCTGCACAGCGAGCAATCGGCGAGGGAAGCCCTCCCGGCGTTTCTGATCCAGGTGCCGTCGCAGACCATCGCCGGCTTCGACTGCGTCGGCGGCGATGCCAACGTCTCCCTGAATGAGGCGGACAATGAGTCCGGGACAACGACGGGCAACCAGGACATTGTTATCAGCATCCCGGCGCCGGCGAGCGCACCACGGTCCGCTCTTCCTGGACGCGCGTACGACGACGCGCATATCCCCTACTCCATCTCGCTCAGCATGCCGGCGTCGCCGTCGGGGTTACACCTCTCGCAGTTCAGGACGTCGGCCGTCCAGCGTGACGAGGCCCGCGTCACGCCGGCAGTGGCGGAGTTCGACGTCCACCCGGTGGAGGAACAGGTGGAGGTGCACTCCCCGCGGCTACTGAAGCAGACGCGTTTCCACTCGCAGCCCATCCTGCTGCACGGGTCCAAGAACGTCGATGAGGCGCGGCGGTGCGACAGCACGCGCGACAAGCGGTTCGACCCATTCAAGACCTTCTCCGGCCGCCTCGAGCGGCAGCTGTCAAACCTGCGCGGCCGGCCTCAGGAGCCCATAGACGCGGTGTCGCCGGAGTCGAAGATCTCCGAGGAGGAGACCGACCAGGTCCCTGGCGCCGACCGGTACTTCGACGCCTTGGAAGGCCCCGAGCTGGACACTCTCAGG GCGACGGAGGTGCCGGTGCTGCCGAAAGATGACAAGTGGCCGTTCCTGCTGCGGTTCCCGATCAGCGCGTTCGGGATGTGCCTCGGCGTGAGCAGCCAGGCGATCCTGTGGAAAACGCTGGCGTCTGCGCCTCCGACGGCGTTCCTGCACGTGAGCCTGGTGGTGAACCACGTGCTGTGGTACGTCGCGCTGGCGCTGATGGTGCTCGTGTCCAGCATCTACCTGCTCAAGGTCGTCTTTTACTTCGAGGCGGTGCGGCGCGAATTCTACCACCCGATCCGCGCCAACTTCTTCTTCGCGCCATGGATCGCGTGCCTGTTCCTGGTGCTGGGCGCGCCGCGGCAGGAGACCGAGATGCACCACGGCGTGTGGTACGCGCTCATGGCGCCCATCTTCTGCCTGGAGCTCAAGATCTACGGGCAGTGGATGTCCGGGGGGCAGCGGCGGCTGTCCAAGGTGGCCAACCCGTCCAACCACCTCTCCATCGTCGGCAACTTCGTCGTCGCGCTGCTCGGCGCCAAGATGGGCCTCCGCGAGGGCCCCATCTTCTTCTTCGCCGTCGGTCTCGCGCACTACATGGTACTCTTCGTCACGCTCTACCAGCGACTCCCCACCAACGTGACGCTCCCCAAGGAGCTCCACcccgtcttcttcctcttcgtcGCCGCCCCCAGCGTCGCGTCCATGGCCTGGGCCAAGATCAACGGCCACTTCGACACCGGCGCCAGGATCGCCTACTTCATCGCGCTCTTCCTCTACATGTCACTG GCGGTGCGGATCAACTTCTTCCGGGGGTTCCGGTTCTCGCTGGCGTGGTGGGCGTACACGTTCCCGATGACCGGCGCGTCGATCGCGACGATCACGTACGCGACGGAGGTGAACAACGTGCTGACGCGGACGCTCTCCATCGGGCTCTCGGGCATCGCCACCGTCACGGTCGCCGGCTTGCTGGTGACCACCGTGTTCCACGCCTTCGTGCTGAGGGACCTCTTCCCCAACGATGTCTCCATCGCCATCACGCGGCGAAAGCCCAAGTTCAGCAAGATCCTCGCGCACTTCCGCTCCTCCAGCTCCGACATGAAGGAGCTCGTGTTCTCCTTGTCCAAGCCGTCGCAATCCGAATCCGGCGAGACCGATCCGTCGGTGATCTGTGCCAGAGCAGAGCCTTAG
- the LOC133908004 gene encoding S-type anion channel SLAH2-like isoform X2 yields MEFSSKDIQMAGLHSEQSAREALPAFLIQVPSQTIAGFDCVGGDANVSLNEADNESGTTTGNQDIVISIPAPASAPRSALPGRAYDDAHIPYSISLSMPASPSGLHLSQFRTSAVQRDEARVTPAVAEFDVHPVEEQVEVHSPRLLKQTRFHSQPILLHGSKNVDEARRCDSTRDKRFDPFKTFSGRLERQLSNLRGRPQEPIDAVSPESKISEEETDQVPGADRYFDALEGPELDTLRATEVPVLPKDDKWPFLLRFPISAFGMCLGVSSQAILWKTLASAPPTAFLHVSLVVNHVLWYVALALMVLVSSIYLLKVVFYFEAVRREFYHPIRANFFFAPWIACLFLVLGAPRQETEMHHGVWYALMAPIFCLELKIYGQWMSGGQRRLSKVANPSNHLSIVGNFVVALLGAKMGLREGPIFFFAVGLAHYMVLFVTLYQRLPTNVTLPKELHPVFFLFVAAPSVASMAWAKINGHFDTGARIAYFIALFLYMSLAVRINFFRGFRFSLAWWAYTFPMTGASIATITYATEVNNVLTRTLSIGLSGIATVTVAGLLVTTVFHAFVLRDLFPNDVSIAITRRKPKFSKILAHFRSSSSDMKELVFSLSKPSQSESGETDPSVICARAEP; encoded by the exons ATGGAGTTCAGCAGCAAAGACATCCAGATGGCCGGCCTGCACAGCGAGCAATCGGCGAGGGAAGCCCTCCCGGCGTTTCTGATCCAGGTGCCGTCGCAGACCATCGCCGGCTTCGACTGCGTCGGCGGCGATGCCAACGTCTCCCTGAATGAGGCGGACAATGAGTCCGGGACAACGACGGGCAACCAGGACATTGTTATCAGCATCCCGGCGCCGGCGAGCGCACCACGGTCCGCTCTTCCTGGACGCGCGTACGACGACGCGCATATCCCCTACTCCATCTCGCTCAGCATGCCGGCGTCGCCGTCGGGGTTACACCTCTCGCAGTTCAGGACGTCGGCCGTCCAGCGTGACGAGGCCCGCGTCACGCCGGCAGTGGCGGAGTTCGACGTCCACCCGGTGGAGGAACAGGTGGAGGTGCACTCCCCGCGGCTACTGAAGCAGACGCGTTTCCACTCGCAGCCCATCCTGCTGCACGGGTCCAAGAACGTCGATGAGGCGCGGCGGTGCGACAGCACGCGCGACAAGCGGTTCGACCCATTCAAGACCTTCTCCGGCCGCCTCGAGCGGCAGCTGTCAAACCTGCGCGGCCGGCCTCAGGAGCCCATAGACGCGGTGTCGCCGGAGTCGAAGATCTCCGAGGAGGAGACCGACCAGGTCCCTGGCGCCGACCGGTACTTCGACGCCTTGGAAGGCCCCGAGCTGGACACTCTCAGG GCGACGGAGGTGCCGGTGCTGCCGAAAGATGACAAGTGGCCGTTCCTGCTGCGGTTCCCGATCAGCGCGTTCGGGATGTGCCTCGGCGTGAGCAGCCAGGCGATCCTGTGGAAAACGCTGGCGTCTGCGCCTCCGACGGCGTTCCTGCACGTGAGCCTGGTGGTGAACCACGTGCTGTGGTACGTCGCGCTGGCGCTGATGGTGCTCGTGTCCAGCATCTACCTGCTCAAGGTCGTCTTTTACTTCGAGGCGGTGCGGCGCGAATTCTACCACCCGATCCGCGCCAACTTCTTCTTCGCGCCATGGATCGCGTGCCTGTTCCTGGTGCTGGGCGCGCCGCGGCAGGAGACCGAGATGCACCACGGCGTGTGGTACGCGCTCATGGCGCCCATCTTCTGCCTGGAGCTCAAGATCTACGGGCAGTGGATGTCCGGGGGGCAGCGGCGGCTGTCCAAGGTGGCCAACCCGTCCAACCACCTCTCCATCGTCGGCAACTTCGTCGTCGCGCTGCTCGGCGCCAAGATGGGCCTCCGCGAGGGCCCCATCTTCTTCTTCGCCGTCGGTCTCGCGCACTACATGGTACTCTTCGTCACGCTCTACCAGCGACTCCCCACCAACGTGACGCTCCCCAAGGAGCTCCACcccgtcttcttcctcttcgtcGCCGCCCCCAGCGTCGCGTCCATGGCCTGGGCCAAGATCAACGGCCACTTCGACACCGGCGCCAGGATCGCCTACTTCATCGCGCTCTTCCTCTACATGTCACTG GCGGTGCGGATCAACTTCTTCCGGGGGTTCCGGTTCTCGCTGGCGTGGTGGGCGTACACGTTCCCGATGACCGGCGCGTCGATCGCGACGATCACGTACGCGACGGAGGTGAACAACGTGCTGACGCGGACGCTCTCCATCGGGCTCTCGGGCATCGCCACCGTCACGGTCGCCGGCTTGCTGGTGACCACCGTGTTCCACGCCTTCGTGCTGAGGGACCTCTTCCCCAACGATGTCTCCATCGCCATCACGCGGCGAAAGCCCAAGTTCAGCAAGATCCTCGCGCACTTCCGCTCCTCCAGCTCCGACATGAAGGAGCTCGTGTTCTCCTTGTCCAAGCCGTCGCAATCCGAATCCGGCGAGACCGATCCGTCGGTGATCTGTGCCAGAGCAGAGCCTTAG